In Fusarium falciforme chromosome 10, complete sequence, a single genomic region encodes these proteins:
- a CDS encoding Protein kinase domain-containing protein: MFKEKQATLHRWPRTRLYQRSTSRWARVTAVLCLILGAFHWISVIHTHREALVAKFSPTIFTHLTPWDNSTLADTHWRWNETGGFAWGSYSRREIWANRHEWKRLGSGSEGETFTYNGTVIKVYKTAKFPFRNCVPDASLELRWPTEIEASLLLGGMAGDNSQRDVGFLPVTDYFMSPPEEGEARWHFLTPFLESGSLVRLAEHLHHSGHTYTAHDLDILYRPSLERLFEALDRMHNRHGLCHDDIKPDNIFLSGKGSLGEVDVTKDWILADLGNAREPDHPYHSSILWSRLNNNLPNCRVNDVVRLVKSYMLFLRAAVDDGGAFDEQFFQGREPWAKMFWTIVDGVNSDAVSAVSARVLSMALDPSLEDHNDTLVHGRDPQGVWNPVKRLLMSRDEVISHGVDDQLRISAADSVARLKGLAFLLGVPVGECQVER; encoded by the coding sequence atgttcaaggagaagcaagCAACCCTGCATAGgtggccaaggacaaggctcTACCAACGATCGACTAGCCGATGGGCACGAGTAACGGCCGTACTCTGCCTGATTCTTGGAGCATTCCACTGGATATCCGTCATCCATACCCACCGAGAAGCCTTGGTCGCCAAGTTTAGCCCGACTATTTTTACCCATCTGACGCCATGGGACAACTCGACGCTCGCAGATACACACTGGAGATGGAATGAGACGGGGGGTTTCGCCTGGGGATCGTACTCCAGAAGAGAGATATGGGCGAATCGGCACGAGTGGAAGCGGCTCGGCTCGGGGTCTGAGGGAGAGACGTTCACCTATAATGGTACAGTCATCAAAGTATACAAGACAGCAAAGTTTCCGTTTCGAAACTGCGTCCCTGATGCTTCTCTGGAGCTGCGATGGCCGACCGAGATAGAAGCGTCGTTGTTATTGGGGGGAATGGCCGGTGACAATAGTCAGAGGGATGTCGGGTTTCTGCCTGTGACGGATTACTTCATGTCACCACCGGAGGAGGGTGAAGCTCGGTGGCATTTCTTGACGCCCTTTCTGGAGTCTGGAAGTCTTGTCAGACTCGCGGAGCACTTGCACCACTCTGGACACACGTACACGGCCCATGATCTCGACATCCTCTACCGACCGTCGCTCGAGCGACTGTTCGAAGCTCTCGACCGAATGCATAATCGACATGGACTGTGTCATGACGATATCAAGCCAGACAACATCTTTCTCTCAGGAAAGGGGTCCTTGGGGGAGGTTGATGTGACAAAAGATTGGATACTGGCAGACCTGGGGAACGCTCGAGAACCCGATCATCCATATCACTCGTCGATTTTGTGGTCGCGACTGAACAACAACCTCCCCAACTGCCGAGTCAACGACGTGGTGAGACTTGTCAAGTCATACATGCTCTTCCTAAGAGCCGCAGTCGACGATGGTGGTGCATTCGACGAACAGTTCTTCCAAGGACGCGAGCCGTGGGCCAAGATGTTCTGGACCATCGTCGACGGGGTCAACAGCGACGCTGTCTCAGCTGTTTCGGCCCGGGTGTTATCCATGGCGCTTGATCCCTCACTTGAAGATCATAATGATACTCTTGTACACGGCCGTGACCCGCAAGGCGTGTGGAACCCAGTCAAGAGACTGTTGATGAGCCGAGACGAGGTCATTTCTCATGGAGTAGATGACCAACTTAGAATCAGTGCTGCAGATAGTGTAGCGAGGCTTAAGGGGCTGGCGTTTCTGTTGGGGGTCCCGGTCGGAGAATGTCAGGTCGAAAGATAG